A genomic window from Candidatus Pelagisphaera phototrophica includes:
- a CDS encoding SET domain-containing protein, which produces MAKDLKGYNKSKQRKFVGLDKNGNPPVFPYVKAQYSSIHGHGLFAAKKIPKNKYFIQYIGEIIRKKESKNRGITQFESSVNSDEGSVYIFDLDDKYDLDGGFDWNIARLANHSCRPNCESHDLKGEIWLIALRDIKKGEELTFSYGYDLEHWEEHPCLCGEPNCIGYIVRKEDRKKLRKILKKREENLS; this is translated from the coding sequence ATGGCTAAAGATCTCAAAGGCTACAATAAGTCAAAGCAGCGAAAATTTGTCGGCCTCGACAAGAATGGCAACCCACCCGTTTTCCCATACGTCAAGGCACAATACTCTTCCATACATGGCCATGGTCTTTTCGCGGCAAAGAAAATCCCAAAGAACAAGTACTTCATTCAGTACATCGGAGAGATTATCCGAAAGAAGGAGTCGAAGAATCGAGGCATAACGCAATTCGAATCCTCTGTGAATTCAGATGAGGGTTCGGTTTATATATTCGATTTGGACGACAAATACGATCTCGATGGAGGTTTCGATTGGAACATTGCTCGCCTAGCCAATCATTCCTGCCGGCCAAATTGTGAATCGCATGATTTGAAAGGCGAAATCTGGCTTATCGCTTTGAGGGATATCAAAAAAGGCGAGGAACTGACATTCAGTTACGGATACGATTTGGAACACTGGGAAGAACACCCGTGTCTATGCGGTGAACCGAACTGCATCGGCTACATTGTTCGTAAAGAAGACCGAAAGAAGCTCCGCAAGATACTCAAGAAACGCGAGGAAAACCTGAGCTAA
- a CDS encoding peptidoglycan recognition protein family protein has translation MSPLRIFLLVLSFATTASLEGIVHVVKKGENLTTISKAYNVSVAELKKVNNIENANNISIGQKLEIPGSAPRFVDYKIRNGESLSSIAARHGVNAKEIAAFNGIRDFNKIRAGQVIKIPSKTGEAARKYSSLPWSVRNALAKIPVKQSQWKTIVIHHSGTVADRAKNIDRFHREERNMENGIAYHFVIENGTRGTKNGDIYISERWKKQLHGGHMKLWAHNQIAIGICLIGNFEKSRPKAKQMEQLEALINYLQEKAGIPGKAVTTHTLMHPNHTLCPGKFFPTSQLKRMVN, from the coding sequence ATGAGCCCGCTCCGGATTTTTCTCTTGGTATTGAGTTTCGCGACTACTGCATCGCTGGAAGGAATTGTTCACGTCGTCAAAAAAGGTGAAAACCTAACCACAATTTCTAAAGCGTACAATGTATCCGTTGCTGAATTAAAGAAGGTCAACAATATCGAAAATGCTAACAACATTAGCATTGGGCAAAAACTTGAAATTCCGGGGTCTGCTCCCCGTTTTGTCGATTACAAGATACGGAATGGAGAGAGCCTATCCAGTATCGCTGCGAGACACGGAGTAAATGCCAAGGAGATCGCGGCGTTCAACGGCATACGGGACTTTAACAAGATTAGAGCTGGCCAAGTAATAAAGATTCCTTCGAAAACAGGAGAAGCCGCTAGAAAGTACTCCAGCCTTCCTTGGAGTGTTAGAAACGCTCTGGCAAAAATTCCGGTTAAACAGAGCCAATGGAAGACCATCGTCATTCATCATAGCGGCACCGTCGCCGACAGAGCGAAAAACATCGATCGATTCCACCGAGAAGAACGCAACATGGAAAACGGTATCGCCTACCACTTCGTCATCGAGAACGGGACTCGCGGAACCAAGAATGGCGACATATACATTAGCGAACGCTGGAAGAAGCAACTCCACGGAGGACATATGAAGCTATGGGCCCACAACCAGATCGCCATCGGTATCTGCCTCATCGGCAATTTTGAAAAATCTCGCCCAAAGGCGAAACAGATGGAGCAGTTGGAAGCGCTAATCAATTATCTTCAGGAAAAGGCAGGAATCCCTGGCAAAGCTGTCACCACCCACACATTGATGCATCCCAATCACACGCTTTGCCCCGGAAAATTCTTTCCGACAAGTCAGCTCAAAAGAATGGTCAACTAG
- the rny gene encoding ribonuclease Y, which produces MDVTSSVILALVGGFVVAYSFTRLVTRHARNRAKADAESIVELAKREAEVSGKEMQSRLQLDMDEKRSDLEREAKQMEMEIEVKLNEIRSHEESLAALDHELRLREKNIEDGLEEVKASKRSFEEMSANVRHTMANLASMDVEEIKRELQQQVKVECNDELLRIRKDILERSETDLTRQANRTLLATMQRIASKPNSEISATVVQLPNDDMKGRIIGREGRNIKCFETATGTTLLIDESPRMVLISSFDPVRREIAKNALERLVRDGRIHPATIEEFVIESRSDVDKIVENAGDAAISQLKISRLHPEIITLLGKLKFRTSYSQNVLEHSVEVGLLCSIIASELGLDPNVAKRAGLLHDLGKAIDGEYEGSHAAVGADFVKARGENDVVVNAIAAHHEEVPAESLYAGVVILADTISAVRPGARAESIAAYIDRLKTLENLAHTFPGVKSAYAIQAGREVRVVVDPESISDLEAKSLSREMRQRIEDELEYPSTIRVTIIREQRFTDTAK; this is translated from the coding sequence ATGGATGTAACCTCTTCAGTGATTCTTGCTCTTGTTGGCGGGTTTGTGGTTGCTTACAGCTTTACCCGGCTCGTTACGCGACACGCTCGAAATCGAGCGAAAGCGGATGCCGAATCCATCGTTGAATTGGCAAAGAGAGAAGCTGAAGTTTCCGGAAAGGAAATGCAATCAAGACTGCAACTCGATATGGATGAGAAACGCAGTGATCTCGAACGTGAAGCCAAACAAATGGAGATGGAGATTGAGGTGAAGCTAAATGAAATCCGCTCCCATGAAGAAAGCTTAGCGGCCCTTGATCATGAGTTAAGGCTGAGAGAAAAGAACATAGAAGACGGTCTCGAAGAGGTTAAGGCGAGTAAGCGTAGCTTTGAAGAAATGTCCGCAAATGTCCGTCACACAATGGCCAACTTGGCTTCTATGGATGTTGAGGAGATCAAGCGAGAGCTGCAGCAACAGGTTAAAGTTGAGTGCAACGATGAACTCCTTCGGATACGAAAAGACATTCTCGAACGTTCGGAGACAGATCTTACCAGACAGGCGAATCGGACGCTGCTAGCGACCATGCAACGTATCGCAAGCAAGCCAAACAGTGAAATTAGCGCCACAGTCGTTCAATTGCCCAATGACGACATGAAAGGTCGCATCATTGGCCGAGAAGGTCGCAACATCAAATGCTTCGAAACCGCAACTGGGACCACTTTGCTAATCGACGAGTCGCCTCGAATGGTGCTTATCTCATCATTTGATCCGGTAAGACGGGAAATTGCGAAAAACGCTTTGGAACGTCTCGTTAGGGACGGGAGAATTCATCCGGCAACCATTGAGGAGTTCGTGATCGAATCTCGTTCGGATGTAGACAAGATCGTTGAGAATGCTGGCGACGCCGCAATCAGCCAGCTTAAGATATCCCGATTGCATCCGGAAATCATAACCCTGCTGGGGAAACTAAAATTTCGGACTTCATACTCGCAAAACGTGCTTGAGCATTCTGTTGAGGTTGGACTGCTATGCTCGATAATCGCATCGGAATTAGGACTGGATCCAAATGTCGCTAAGCGAGCTGGTTTGCTCCATGACTTGGGCAAGGCCATCGACGGCGAATACGAGGGAAGCCATGCGGCAGTCGGAGCGGATTTCGTCAAAGCCAGGGGAGAAAACGATGTGGTGGTCAATGCGATCGCTGCTCATCACGAGGAAGTTCCAGCTGAATCGCTTTATGCCGGAGTGGTCATTTTGGCGGACACAATCTCTGCGGTCAGGCCTGGCGCGAGGGCGGAGTCCATCGCTGCGTATATTGATCGTTTAAAAACTCTCGAAAACTTAGCTCACACGTTTCCGGGTGTAAAGTCGGCCTATGCTATCCAGGCCGGTCGGGAGGTTAGAGTGGTGGTGGATCCCGAATCTATCTCTGATCTGGAAGCAAAGAGCTTGTCCCGGGAAATGCGCCAGCGCATTGAGGACGAACTGGAGTACCCTAGTACGATTCGCGTTACTATCATTCGTGAACAGCGCTTTACAGATACCGCTAAGTAA
- a CDS encoding inositol monophosphatase family protein — MNFDEFDEFTRKLCLETQKTILSFYENPDMVVETKSDRSPVTFADKETEREIREAIQVLYPEHGIKGEEYEDLNPNAAFTWIIDPIDGTKTFTAGCPLYGTMIALLLEGEPIFGCINFPALGKRISSDGHSTFVNGDLVRAKADKPLDEALLLTTDYFEVAKRQNGRAFEKLVSKTKMTRTWGDCYGYYLLATGNADIMIDPIANPWDVMALVPIIRGSGATITDWFGNNPAQGNSIVAANTDLHSKVVAILNS; from the coding sequence ATGAATTTTGACGAATTTGACGAGTTTACGCGAAAGCTCTGCCTAGAAACGCAGAAGACTATACTCTCCTTCTACGAGAATCCCGATATGGTGGTCGAAACGAAAAGCGATCGGTCACCCGTGACCTTTGCCGACAAAGAAACAGAGCGAGAAATCCGTGAAGCCATCCAGGTGTTGTATCCGGAACACGGGATCAAGGGCGAGGAATATGAAGACTTAAACCCAAACGCAGCCTTTACCTGGATCATAGATCCCATCGACGGAACCAAGACTTTTACCGCTGGCTGCCCGCTATACGGAACGATGATAGCTTTACTTTTGGAGGGTGAGCCCATCTTTGGCTGTATCAATTTCCCCGCCCTGGGAAAGCGGATCAGCAGTGATGGTCATTCCACATTCGTCAATGGCGATCTCGTAAGGGCGAAGGCGGACAAGCCACTCGATGAGGCCTTACTCCTGACTACGGACTATTTCGAAGTTGCCAAGCGCCAGAATGGCCGGGCGTTCGAAAAGCTCGTCTCCAAAACTAAAATGACTCGCACATGGGGCGATTGCTACGGCTACTACCTATTGGCCACCGGAAACGCAGACATCATGATTGATCCGATAGCGAATCCGTGGGATGTTATGGCTCTTGTTCCTATAATTCGCGGTTCAGGAGCCACCATCACCGACTGGTTCGGCAATAACCCCGCCCAAGGCAACTCCATCGTCGCTGCCAACACAGATCTGCACAGCAAAGTTGTCGCAATATTAAATTCCTAG
- a CDS encoding HDOD domain-containing protein, which produces MERINATVDRLQNRFETLTPAPRISNSLKSLVRGGNINPDEIIALIRLEPLLATRILREANQAPNSKEKGYSSIEQAATAVGFERMYDLLGIYAYQYCDEVETASTYSPESWKRAITCAVCMESLAAKHKLDPHEAYSIGLLHSLANAISEAHEEELDRQLTDPFGHLNSRLKSFGSAGLNYTLFRFWGFPDSFTDPIRFQFSPLDCITTGKMACLLNLSKWITGAIRETNELPDQEKGPDLLVLNLLGEGEQTLWNLVTDVSDCLQRAEAMLHGDYNLV; this is translated from the coding sequence ATGGAACGAATCAATGCAACCGTCGACCGACTTCAAAACCGGTTCGAGACGCTGACTCCCGCCCCCAGAATTTCAAACAGCCTTAAATCCCTCGTAAGGGGAGGAAATATAAACCCTGACGAAATCATCGCTCTCATCCGACTAGAGCCCCTATTGGCTACGCGGATATTGCGAGAAGCCAATCAAGCTCCCAATTCAAAGGAAAAAGGTTATTCAAGCATAGAACAGGCCGCGACTGCCGTCGGATTCGAGCGAATGTATGATCTGCTAGGCATATATGCCTACCAGTATTGCGACGAGGTCGAAACCGCCTCTACTTACAGCCCTGAATCATGGAAACGTGCCATAACTTGCGCGGTCTGTATGGAAAGCCTCGCAGCCAAACACAAACTGGATCCGCATGAGGCGTATTCGATTGGGCTGCTACACTCGCTGGCGAACGCTATAAGCGAGGCTCATGAAGAAGAACTTGACCGACAATTGACCGACCCCTTCGGACACTTGAATTCCCGCTTGAAGAGCTTTGGAAGCGCCGGTTTGAACTATACGCTCTTCAGATTCTGGGGATTTCCCGACAGCTTTACGGATCCTATTCGCTTTCAGTTTTCTCCTTTAGATTGCATCACGACCGGCAAGATGGCCTGCCTGCTAAACCTTTCTAAATGGATCACCGGGGCAATACGCGAAACCAATGAACTTCCCGATCAAGAAAAGGGACCGGATCTTCTCGTGCTAAACCTCCTCGGCGAAGGAGAGCAAACCTTATGGAATTTAGTCACCGATGTCAGCGACTGCCTGCAACGTGCGGAGGCAATGCTTCATGGGGACTACAATCTAGTCTAG
- a CDS encoding DoxX family membrane protein, whose amino-acid sequence MPKNSNQRNGSLLYWSTETWAFLSLRLFLALRFITAGLGKFDNDGYSFSNLYDGWVVNQISTFGSKTNLPAFLYSPYLHSLAFVEIVLGFLLLAGVKTKYTLALISLTYVSLGYGLMLLGNPNPIGTIGIYILLTSAALYFVRHNKFELLR is encoded by the coding sequence ATGCCAAAGAATTCCAATCAACGAAATGGATCCCTTCTCTATTGGTCGACTGAAACCTGGGCGTTTCTCTCATTAAGACTTTTCCTTGCTCTAAGGTTTATCACCGCTGGTCTTGGAAAGTTTGATAACGACGGCTATTCCTTCTCGAATCTTTACGATGGATGGGTCGTCAACCAAATCAGTACATTCGGATCAAAAACCAATCTCCCCGCTTTTTTGTACTCACCTTACCTCCACTCCTTAGCATTCGTTGAGATCGTACTGGGATTTTTGCTCCTGGCAGGTGTGAAAACAAAATACACGCTGGCTCTCATTAGCTTAACCTACGTCTCCCTCGGATACGGCCTCATGCTTCTTGGCAACCCGAATCCAATTGGAACGATTGGGATCTACATTCTGTTGACCTCGGCCGCACTCTACTTTGTTCGACACAACAAGTTCGAACTGCTACGATAA
- a CDS encoding bile acid:sodium symporter, translated as MLTPTETNLLILMTFVIMFGLGCTLSIRDFREAIRHPKPAIVGFLSQYLIMPALAFGMVKFFSFSDPVAIGLIIVACCPSGTTSSLFNYFAKGDLALSISLSTLTTTVALFALPILLGIYATPFTNDQIQIDFGKVIGSLIICLVPVVGGMYLKSKSERWGKNMEETGGVLGIIVIIFLIISWLPRNFERMMNPEETSPFILVASIFLGLGGFLFGYYFSRFLGMNRRKSRTVSLETGIQNGPLAFAIITLSFSAQVSGDILWPALLYSFFIVNTSTLVTYLIRKYTREEWFRFENETVKEEIFTSGWLKL; from the coding sequence ATGCTCACCCCCACTGAAACAAATCTGCTCATACTGATGACTTTCGTCATTATGTTTGGCCTGGGCTGCACCCTCTCCATCCGAGATTTCAGAGAAGCGATTCGCCACCCAAAACCTGCAATTGTGGGCTTCCTGTCACAATATCTGATTATGCCAGCATTAGCCTTTGGAATGGTGAAGTTTTTCAGCTTTTCTGATCCTGTAGCCATCGGACTGATTATTGTCGCCTGCTGCCCATCGGGTACAACTTCGAGCCTATTTAACTATTTCGCCAAAGGGGATCTGGCGCTGAGCATATCCCTGAGCACGCTTACAACAACAGTAGCCCTTTTCGCTTTGCCCATTCTTCTTGGTATTTACGCAACTCCTTTCACAAACGATCAGATACAAATCGATTTCGGTAAAGTCATCGGATCGCTCATCATCTGCCTTGTTCCCGTGGTCGGAGGAATGTACCTCAAGTCGAAAAGCGAGCGCTGGGGGAAGAATATGGAAGAGACGGGAGGAGTGCTCGGTATTATTGTCATTATATTTCTAATTATTAGCTGGTTGCCTCGTAATTTTGAACGGATGATGAATCCTGAAGAAACCAGCCCGTTCATACTTGTAGCCAGTATATTCCTAGGGCTTGGCGGATTTCTATTCGGGTATTATTTTAGCCGGTTTCTAGGAATGAATAGACGCAAGAGTAGGACCGTATCCCTCGAAACTGGAATCCAGAATGGTCCTCTAGCATTCGCCATCATAACGCTGAGCTTCAGTGCACAGGTATCAGGCGATATCCTATGGCCTGCATTACTCTACTCGTTTTTCATTGTGAATACATCTACTCTTGTTACGTACTTAATTCGTAAATACACTCGTGAGGAATGGTTTCGCTTCGAGAATGAGACAGTCAAAGAAGAAATCTTTACATCAGGCTGGCTTAAATTGTAG